TTCTGGCAGTCCCAGGAAGAAAGGCAACAGTGAAACCTTGCTGGCTGCGGTTACGCAGGGGATAGAACTAGAGGGTGGCAGTGTTGAGACTGTCCGGATTTGCGATTTGCACATAGGCCCGTGCATTGCCTGTGGAGGCTGCGATAAAACTGGTCGTTGCGTTATTGATGATGATATGCAAAACATCTATGGTAAGATTGTAACTGCCAAGAATATTATCCTTGCCTCTCCTATTTATTTTTATGGGCTTTCGGCGCAAATGAAGATGTTTGTTGATCGAATGCAGGCCTTATGGGCAAGAAAACAGCTTCTAGCTGCTCAGGGCAAGTGGCTGATTGAACCCGATAAAAAAGGATATT
This sequence is a window from Desulfobulbaceae bacterium. Protein-coding genes within it:
- a CDS encoding flavodoxin family protein, which translates into the protein MGIASSEFIAFSGSPRKKGNSETLLAAVTQGIELEGGSVETVRICDLHIGPCIACGGCDKTGRCVIDDDMQNIYGKIVTAKNIILASPIYFYGLSAQMKMFVDRMQALWARKQLLAAQGKWLIEPDKKGYFISVAATHGPKIFDGSKMCVQYAYDAMGFNYSGELFVRGVDKRADSSSSPEKLERAVAFGRSIAVP